A region from the uncultured Macellibacteroides sp. genome encodes:
- a CDS encoding DUF4406 domain-containing protein — MKRVYISGNTTGNDRAEVQSKFEEAEKSLKDLGLFPINPLKNGLPNTANWDDHMVKDIEMLLTCSAILLLPDWNTSPGARIEAFIANEKKMDRLFLTNQESL; from the coding sequence ATGAAAAGAGTCTATATAAGTGGTAATACTACTGGAAATGATAGGGCTGAAGTGCAATCAAAATTTGAAGAAGCAGAAAAATCATTAAAGGATTTAGGTCTATTTCCTATCAATCCCTTAAAAAATGGTCTTCCCAATACTGCTAACTGGGATGATCACATGGTAAAGGACATAGAGATGCTGTTAACCTGTTCGGCCATCCTACTCCTCCCCGATTGGAATACTTCTCCCGGCGCACGTATTGAAGCATTTATTGCTAACGAAAAGAAAATGGATCGATTGTTTTTGACTAATCAAGAAAGCTTGTAA
- a CDS encoding transposase, whose translation MSCQSIEIYLGVNGRNFQRQYKEKLSDFRHWRQGPHAEKYIVYPKNLGPYLTIDETSLSNGELYTIITNKARKGQKGSIVGIFEGTESNEIIRLILKHYSEQQRKIVREVTLDMAANMNLIVKSCFPRAKRVTDRFHVQKLAYEAVQDIRIKHRWETLDAENTAYKKAKEKGIEYQPEVLANGDTRKQLLARSRYLLFKPEEKWTLSQWHRAHILFELYPDIKKGYELSYSLYKIYNRQISPDVARAKLAQWFNQVEEAGFNAFSTVRKTFETHHNTIINYFNSRSTNAAAESFNAKIKEFRRQFRGVTDIKFFLYRLCKIYA comes from the coding sequence ATCAGTTGTCAAAGCATTGAAATCTATCTGGGAGTTAACGGGCGTAACTTTCAGCGACAATATAAAGAAAAGCTAAGTGATTTTCGCCATTGGAGACAAGGTCCACATGCGGAAAAATACATCGTTTACCCCAAAAATCTAGGACCTTACCTGACCATTGATGAAACATCCCTCTCGAACGGTGAGCTTTATACCATCATCACCAATAAAGCCAGAAAAGGCCAGAAAGGTTCTATTGTTGGTATATTTGAAGGAACCGAATCCAATGAGATCATAAGACTTATACTTAAGCATTATTCAGAACAACAACGCAAAATAGTCCGTGAAGTCACACTGGATATGGCTGCCAATATGAACCTGATTGTCAAAAGTTGCTTTCCCCGGGCTAAACGGGTAACGGACCGTTTTCATGTACAGAAGCTGGCTTATGAAGCCGTACAGGACATCCGGATTAAGCATCGGTGGGAAACTCTGGACGCGGAAAATACAGCTTACAAAAAAGCCAAAGAAAAGGGTATTGAATATCAACCAGAGGTATTAGCAAATGGAGATACCCGAAAACAGTTGCTGGCCAGAAGTCGGTATCTGCTATTTAAACCAGAAGAAAAATGGACCCTTTCGCAATGGCATAGAGCACATATATTATTTGAACTTTATCCTGATATTAAAAAAGGCTACGAGCTATCTTATAGTCTTTACAAAATCTATAACCGTCAAATATCGCCTGATGTGGCCAGAGCAAAACTGGCTCAATGGTTCAACCAGGTAGAAGAAGCGGGATTTAATGCATTCTCTACAGTTAGAAAAACTTTTGAAACACATCACAATACCATTATAAACTACTTTAACAGCAGAAGCACAAACGCAGCTGCTGAATCGTTTAATGCAAAGATAAAAGAGTTCAGAAGACAGTTTAGAGGGGTAACAGACATTAAATTTTTTCTCTACAGATTATGCAAAATTTATGCTTAG
- a CDS encoding ABC-F family ATP-binding cassette domain-containing protein, producing MISVEGLTVEFGGFSLFDDVSFVVNKKDRIALVGKNGAGKSTMLKIFAGLQSPTSGNVSIPKELTIGYLPQQMQLTDTRTVRQEAEQAFDQIHQLEKQLEKLTLELAERTDYETESYHNLIDKVTHLTEHFQMMGGNSYQAELERTLIGLGFVRDDFERLTSEFSGGWRMRIELAKLLLRQPDVLLLDEPTNHLDIESIQWLENFLATRANAVILVSHDRAFIDATTFRTIEISLGKIYDYKVNYSQYVTLREERREQQLRAFENQQKKLQDTEAFIERFRYKATKSVQVQSRIKQLEKIDRLEVDEVDTAMLNLKFPPAPRSGSYPVIMEEVAKRYGDHLIFEHATLTINRGDKVAFVGKNGEGKSTLVKCIMGEIDFEGKLQLGHNVKIGYFAQNQAQMLDDKLTVFDTIDYVAQGDIRTKIRDILGAFMFGGEASDKKVGVLSGGERSRLAMIRLLLEPVNLLILDEPTNHLDMRSKDVLKDALKEFDGTVILVSHDREFLDGLVDKVYEFGNQRITEHLGGIYEFLNRKKMDNLQELERATQLNIAKNALGDEQPSQNKLSYESRKEQNRALKKTEKAVAEAEERIARLENEQTQIEARLATPEGSSDTTLYAQYASIKKELSETMDLWSCCIQELEDLQQ from the coding sequence ATGATATCGGTTGAAGGACTAACAGTAGAGTTTGGTGGATTTTCGCTTTTTGATGACGTTTCGTTTGTAGTTAATAAAAAAGATCGGATTGCTTTGGTCGGGAAAAACGGCGCAGGTAAATCGACTATGCTTAAAATATTCGCCGGACTTCAGTCTCCTACAAGCGGAAATGTAAGCATTCCCAAAGAACTTACTATTGGTTACCTTCCCCAGCAAATGCAGCTGACGGACACACGCACCGTACGGCAGGAAGCAGAACAGGCTTTCGATCAGATACATCAGCTTGAGAAACAGCTTGAAAAACTTACACTCGAACTGGCCGAACGTACCGACTACGAAACGGAATCCTACCACAACCTGATAGATAAGGTGACTCATCTTACCGAACACTTTCAGATGATGGGAGGTAACTCCTATCAGGCAGAATTGGAAAGAACACTTATTGGTCTTGGATTTGTGCGGGATGATTTCGAAAGACTTACATCCGAATTCAGCGGAGGTTGGCGTATGCGAATCGAACTGGCAAAACTGCTGCTTCGTCAGCCAGATGTGCTTTTGCTGGATGAGCCTACCAACCACCTTGATATCGAATCTATACAATGGCTCGAAAACTTTCTGGCCACACGGGCGAATGCAGTTATTCTTGTTTCGCACGACAGGGCCTTTATAGATGCCACAACCTTCCGAACGATAGAAATCTCTCTTGGAAAGATATACGATTACAAAGTAAACTATTCGCAATATGTAACCCTCCGGGAGGAAAGACGCGAACAACAACTTCGAGCCTTCGAGAATCAGCAGAAAAAGCTTCAGGATACCGAAGCCTTTATCGAACGATTCCGGTACAAGGCAACTAAATCCGTACAGGTACAATCGCGTATCAAACAGCTGGAAAAGATAGACCGGCTGGAAGTGGATGAAGTAGATACTGCCATGCTTAATCTTAAGTTTCCGCCGGCACCCCGTTCGGGTTCCTATCCGGTAATTATGGAAGAAGTTGCCAAACGGTATGGAGATCACCTTATTTTCGAACATGCTACCTTAACCATAAACAGAGGAGATAAAGTAGCCTTTGTGGGAAAGAATGGCGAGGGTAAATCCACCCTGGTGAAATGTATCATGGGCGAGATCGATTTTGAAGGAAAACTGCAGCTGGGTCACAATGTGAAGATTGGCTATTTTGCACAGAACCAGGCGCAAATGCTGGATGATAAATTAACAGTTTTCGATACCATCGACTATGTTGCCCAAGGCGATATCCGAACAAAAATACGAGACATTCTGGGCGCTTTCATGTTTGGAGGCGAAGCATCCGACAAGAAAGTTGGTGTACTATCGGGAGGAGAACGAAGCCGTCTTGCTATGATTCGTCTTCTGCTGGAACCTGTAAACCTGCTTATTCTGGATGAGCCAACGAATCACCTGGATATGCGTTCGAAAGATGTGCTGAAAGATGCACTGAAAGAGTTCGACGGAACGGTGATTCTTGTATCGCACGACCGGGAATTCCTTGACGGACTGGTAGACAAGGTTTATGAATTCGGGAACCAGCGCATCACCGAACACTTGGGAGGTATCTATGAGTTCCTGAATCGGAAAAAGATGGATAACCTGCAGGAACTGGAACGTGCAACGCAACTTAATATTGCTAAAAATGCGCTGGGAGACGAACAACCATCGCAGAATAAGCTATCCTACGAATCCCGCAAGGAACAAAACCGGGCACTTAAGAAGACAGAGAAAGCAGTAGCCGAAGCCGAGGAACGAATTGCGCGTCTTGAAAACGAACAAACACAAATAGAAGCACGTCTGGCAACCCCCGAAGGATCGTCTGATACAACGCTTTATGCACAATATGCATCCATAAAAAAAGAATTGTCCGAAACAATGGACCTTTGGAGTTGTTGTATTCAAGAGCTGGAAGACTTACAACAGTAG
- a CDS encoding alpha/beta hydrolase: MSQQTVNLNDRPFDLRTPSGDIKGKLLTPGMGEGYPVVLLIAGSGPTDMDGNSSQMGLNPNSLKLLAQGLSEKGIASVRFDKRGVASSAASGKEEYLLRFDDYINDVRLWIDKLAGDRRFSGIYVLGHSEGALIGMLACKDNPKVKGYISMAGAGRPLYEVIESQLAAQPEVIKDMVKGINDSLKVGKLQPNVPLGLQALFRSSVQPYLISCYKYNPSEIIGTLTMPVLILQGKTDIQVTITDAGLLKKAAPKADYYLIDNMNHVLKTCTTTEQQAQAVTYTDPSLPVNAYMLLLIEKFVKKP, from the coding sequence ATGTCACAGCAAACAGTTAACCTGAACGACAGACCATTCGATCTGCGTACCCCCAGTGGAGATATAAAAGGAAAGTTGCTGACTCCCGGAATGGGAGAGGGATACCCTGTTGTTTTACTTATTGCCGGATCAGGACCTACAGATATGGACGGTAATAGTTCTCAGATGGGACTGAACCCTAATTCTTTAAAATTGTTGGCACAAGGCTTGTCAGAAAAAGGAATTGCAAGTGTGCGCTTTGATAAAAGAGGTGTCGCATCCAGTGCTGCCTCCGGAAAAGAAGAGTATTTGTTAAGGTTTGATGATTATATAAATGATGTACGCCTCTGGATAGATAAACTTGCAGGCGACCGTCGTTTCTCCGGTATTTATGTTCTAGGTCATAGTGAAGGTGCCCTGATAGGAATGCTTGCGTGCAAGGATAATCCAAAAGTGAAAGGCTATATTTCCATGGCGGGAGCCGGACGTCCGCTTTATGAAGTTATAGAATCTCAGCTTGCCGCTCAGCCGGAAGTAATTAAGGATATGGTAAAAGGTATAAACGACTCCCTTAAAGTTGGCAAACTCCAGCCCAATGTTCCGTTGGGATTACAGGCTTTATTCAGGTCCTCCGTACAACCGTATCTGATATCCTGTTACAAGTACAATCCCAGCGAGATTATTGGTACTTTAACCATGCCTGTATTGATTTTACAAGGAAAAACAGATATTCAGGTTACAATTACAGATGCCGGTTTACTCAAGAAAGCCGCTCCCAAAGCCGATTACTATTTAATCGACAACATGAACCATGTACTTAAAACCTGCACTACTACAGAACAGCAGGCGCAAGCGGTAACTTATACAGATCCATCGTTGCCGGTAAATGCTTATATGCTCTTATTGATTGAAAAGTTTGTAAAGAAGCCGTAA
- a CDS encoding metallophosphoesterase family protein, which produces MNSFLKKASTLCLCMLSVCGVSQLNAQQLSFKSDGTFKIVQFTDVHYCLSKPESKEALQVINEVLDSEKPDLVIFTGDVVTEAPAKKGWDVVTEPLIKRGIPFAVTLGNHDDEQDLSRAEVAKLVASYPHSLFKDTTANVSGYGNYTIAIQGAKNKKVEAVLYCMDSRSYSKLKQVEGYGWFAQDQVSWYSKQSKTYTLQNGGKPLPALAFFHIALPEYNKAYNTRAIGLRFEDECNPKVNSGMFTAMLEAGDVIGTFVGHDHDNDYIAWLNGIALVYGRFTGGKTTYINIENGARVITLKEGESSFKSWIHLKGDRIIQQTEFPKSFIKK; this is translated from the coding sequence ATGAACTCCTTTCTAAAAAAAGCAAGTACACTATGTTTGTGTATGCTTTCAGTCTGCGGTGTGTCCCAATTGAACGCGCAGCAACTTTCATTCAAATCAGATGGTACTTTCAAAATTGTTCAGTTTACAGACGTTCACTATTGTTTGTCCAAACCAGAATCTAAGGAAGCCTTACAGGTAATAAATGAAGTATTAGATTCTGAAAAACCGGATCTGGTAATTTTTACAGGAGATGTGGTTACGGAAGCACCTGCAAAAAAAGGATGGGATGTAGTAACAGAACCTCTTATCAAAAGAGGAATCCCTTTTGCTGTTACTTTGGGAAATCATGACGATGAGCAAGATCTGTCACGTGCTGAAGTAGCTAAATTGGTTGCAAGTTATCCACATAGTCTATTTAAGGATACAACGGCAAATGTATCGGGTTACGGAAACTACACGATAGCTATTCAAGGCGCCAAAAATAAAAAAGTAGAAGCAGTACTATACTGTATGGATTCCAGATCTTATAGCAAATTGAAACAGGTTGAAGGTTACGGTTGGTTCGCACAAGATCAGGTAAGCTGGTACAGTAAGCAAAGTAAAACGTACACCCTGCAAAATGGAGGGAAACCTCTTCCAGCCCTGGCATTCTTTCATATAGCCCTTCCTGAATACAACAAGGCCTATAATACGCGGGCGATTGGTTTACGCTTCGAAGACGAGTGTAATCCCAAAGTAAACTCCGGAATGTTTACAGCCATGCTGGAAGCAGGAGATGTAATTGGGACATTTGTCGGTCACGACCACGACAATGATTATATTGCCTGGCTTAATGGTATAGCTTTGGTTTATGGAAGATTTACCGGAGGAAAAACAACATACATTAATATAGAGAACGGAGCAAGGGTAATTACTTTAAAAGAAGGAGAGAGCTCATTCAAGAGTTGGATTCATCTAAAAGGTGATCGCATTATACAACAAACCGAATTCCCGAAAAGCTTTATTAAGAAATAA
- a CDS encoding LuxR C-terminal-related transcriptional regulator, producing MNLEARLTKRQDQVLELIATGCQQKEAAEILHISVKTIDNHVQAIKQRISVNNDRELTVFYFCRRFAIPYAVIAIKRGTSVLLLFIILTIQIYYGDSFQARRARTVRSGRRYEYVTDNPESDE from the coding sequence ATGAACTTAGAAGCAAGGCTGACTAAAAGGCAAGATCAAGTGCTCGAACTTATTGCAACTGGATGTCAGCAAAAAGAAGCAGCAGAAATACTGCATATCTCTGTCAAAACAATAGACAATCATGTTCAGGCCATCAAGCAAAGAATCTCTGTAAACAACGATCGCGAGCTTACGGTCTTTTACTTCTGCCGAAGATTTGCAATCCCCTACGCAGTGATTGCAATCAAAAGAGGTACAAGCGTATTACTCTTGTTTATAATTCTCACAATCCAAATTTATTATGGAGATAGCTTCCAGGCGCGCCGTGCAAGAACTGTTCGTTCCGGAAGAAGATACGAATATGTAACAGATAATCCAGAAAGCGATGAGTAA
- a CDS encoding helix-turn-helix transcriptional regulator: MSRNQRFSKVLSDKNISQTEYARRIGVSSAAVNAWCNKGGLGIDPIERLLVEFPDVDARWLITGECVKSDKLDIVSDRFCDNEGSYSPLYKYLRDDIKHLNDEVRKLMSENGGLRKDIEYLKDDIKNLNDEKEKLMIENQELRKD; encoded by the coding sequence ATGAGCAGAAATCAACGATTTTCAAAAGTGTTGTCTGATAAAAATATTAGTCAGACGGAATATGCAAGGCGAATAGGAGTGTCATCTGCCGCGGTAAACGCATGGTGTAATAAAGGAGGCTTGGGAATTGACCCAATAGAACGACTGCTTGTAGAATTCCCTGATGTTGATGCTCGTTGGTTAATTACAGGAGAATGTGTTAAAAGTGATAAGTTGGATATTGTAAGTGATCGCTTTTGTGATAATGAAGGTAGTTATTCTCCTTTATATAAATATTTAAGAGATGATATTAAGCATTTAAATGATGAAGTAAGAAAATTAATGTCTGAGAATGGAGGATTAAGAAAAGATATTGAGTATTTAAAAGATGATATAAAGAATTTAAATGATGAGAAAGAAAAACTAATGATTGAAAATCAAGAATTGAGAAAAGATTGA
- a CDS encoding DUF3332 domain-containing protein, whose translation MKKKTFTLLLATTLSGSLLFSSCIGSFSLTNKLLAWNHTVDSKFVNELVFIAFCIVPVYEIAVLADAVVINSIEFWSGSNPVAEAGTVKTIEGKDGTYTVETKVDGYHIEKEGDDKAVDLVFDKADKSWNVEANGESTKLLKFTKDDEVVMYLPDGKEMNVELNQSGVLAFRQVADNFSFFAAR comes from the coding sequence ATGAAAAAGAAAACTTTTACTCTATTGCTTGCTACAACTCTAAGCGGCAGTTTATTATTTTCATCATGTATTGGTTCGTTCAGTCTTACTAACAAGCTTTTGGCATGGAACCATACTGTTGATAGCAAGTTTGTTAACGAGCTGGTTTTTATCGCATTTTGTATCGTTCCTGTTTATGAAATAGCTGTTTTGGCAGATGCTGTTGTAATCAATTCAATCGAATTCTGGTCTGGAAGCAATCCTGTAGCCGAAGCTGGTACTGTTAAAACAATTGAAGGCAAGGATGGCACATATACAGTTGAAACGAAAGTTGATGGTTACCACATTGAAAAAGAAGGTGATGACAAAGCTGTTGATCTTGTATTCGACAAAGCAGACAAAAGCTGGAATGTTGAAGCCAACGGTGAATCTACCAAGCTGTTGAAATTCACGAAAGACGACGAAGTTGTTATGTATCTTCCTGATGGCAAAGAGATGAATGTTGAATTGAATCAGTCGGGTGTACTTGCTTTCAGACAAGTAGCTGATAACTTCAGTTTCTTCGCTGCACGTTAA
- a CDS encoding S49 family peptidase — protein sequence MLELYLQELLSPLMLHNSGRVALSLIAERILNGQPVKLPEQKKQVFSNRGTFMYSDHQDEPSYNPYDEYPDDTIAIIPLSGFMTKYGNWWRAGVDDLANLIRLADKSNKIIGTILLTDSPGGSTSSIFQLEDAMRNRTKTCVGLIEGSANSGACYAISFCDIVGAINPMCEIGSIGVMAKFMDFTKSDEKYGIKTVEVYPPESKFKNLELREAIEGDTKRLIEEQLSPFAIHFQNIIKANRPNLDLGVEGIIEGKVFYARDAVKYNLVDRIMNLDQAVAEVKRISDNRKSIYSFN from the coding sequence ATGTTAGAACTATACCTTCAGGAACTACTTAGCCCACTTATGCTCCATAATAGCGGTCGGGTAGCTCTTTCGCTTATCGCCGAAAGAATCCTAAACGGGCAACCAGTAAAACTTCCCGAACAAAAAAAACAAGTATTTAGCAATCGGGGTACGTTTATGTATTCTGATCATCAGGACGAACCGTCATACAACCCGTACGACGAATACCCTGACGATACAATTGCAATAATTCCTCTTTCCGGATTTATGACAAAATATGGCAATTGGTGGCGTGCCGGAGTAGACGATCTTGCAAACCTCATTCGCCTGGCCGATAAATCAAACAAAATAATCGGAACAATTCTTCTTACCGATTCACCTGGTGGTTCAACTTCTTCAATCTTTCAACTAGAGGATGCAATGCGTAACCGCACTAAAACCTGCGTTGGCCTTATCGAAGGATCAGCAAACTCCGGAGCATGCTACGCTATCTCATTTTGTGATATCGTAGGCGCAATTAATCCCATGTGCGAAATCGGAAGCATTGGAGTCATGGCAAAGTTTATGGACTTCACAAAATCAGACGAAAAGTACGGAATCAAAACAGTCGAAGTCTATCCTCCTGAAAGCAAATTTAAAAATCTTGAGCTCCGCGAAGCTATTGAAGGTGATACAAAAAGACTTATTGAAGAGCAGCTCTCTCCTTTTGCCATTCACTTCCAAAACATAATTAAAGCAAACAGACCTAATCTCGATTTAGGCGTTGAAGGCATTATCGAAGGCAAAGTATTTTATGCCCGCGATGCAGTAAAATATAACCTCGTAGATCGAATCATGAACCTCGATCAGGCCGTAGCCGAAGTCAAGAGGATCAGCGACAACAGAAAATCAATTTATTCATTCAACTAA
- a CDS encoding VapE domain-containing protein, whose translation MAKRFKATEIPAVGKVDKVTLVKDFLKENFEIRVNIFDTHKGYIKPLKQEYTYDVQFNDIYIAMVEAGVAVSQSFLKVLITSPNHITMFNPIREYFDRIAGTYAGTSHIDKLCSYLRAHDFGDKDQPEFYQNRLQYIFKKWIVASAACALEIRPNDVSLGLINSIEGSGKTTLISFLVPEELKDYYKLSDKETRGFDMQQEYTRNFIINFDEFVGITKSNAELFKKVQSASKLNILKQGSAFSGEVPRITSSAFTTNKTTEMGGFLTPQMGYRRFGAVEIDHIDKNYSNVIDVDQIWAEAIMLLDEKGFSYIFDEKDYLDFQEYNARYMVQTSAYALIKEYYEIPENEEEGIRRTPTEILQDLRRSRKIPSSSSNITEVTIGAALKAIGFQKKAVKRSDRRVVYPYLVKQLF comes from the coding sequence ATGGCAAAAAGATTTAAAGCAACCGAGATCCCTGCCGTAGGTAAAGTAGATAAAGTTACCCTGGTAAAAGACTTCCTTAAAGAAAACTTTGAGATACGCGTTAACATATTCGATACACACAAAGGATATATTAAACCTCTAAAACAAGAATATACCTACGATGTACAGTTTAACGACATATACATAGCCATGGTAGAAGCAGGTGTGGCCGTTTCTCAAAGCTTTCTAAAAGTACTTATAACATCGCCTAATCATATTACGATGTTCAACCCTATCCGCGAGTATTTCGACCGGATAGCTGGAACATATGCCGGCACGTCTCACATCGACAAACTGTGCTCCTATCTTCGTGCTCATGATTTTGGAGATAAAGATCAACCTGAATTCTATCAAAACAGACTTCAGTATATCTTTAAGAAGTGGATAGTAGCTTCAGCCGCGTGCGCACTAGAGATAAGACCTAACGACGTATCGCTAGGTCTTATCAACTCCATCGAAGGATCAGGCAAAACTACGCTCATCAGCTTCCTTGTTCCTGAAGAATTAAAAGACTATTATAAACTATCAGATAAAGAAACTCGAGGTTTTGATATGCAACAAGAATACACGCGTAATTTCATCATCAACTTCGACGAATTCGTTGGAATTACAAAATCAAATGCCGAATTATTTAAGAAGGTGCAATCTGCCAGTAAATTAAATATTCTCAAACAAGGGAGCGCATTTTCTGGAGAAGTTCCTCGCATTACAAGTTCTGCTTTTACAACTAATAAAACAACCGAAATGGGCGGTTTTCTAACACCACAGATGGGTTACAGACGGTTTGGAGCTGTAGAGATAGATCACATTGACAAAAATTACTCTAATGTGATCGATGTAGACCAAATTTGGGCTGAAGCAATTATGCTTCTTGACGAAAAAGGATTCAGCTATATATTCGACGAAAAAGATTATTTAGATTTCCAGGAATACAATGCCAGGTACATGGTCCAAACATCCGCCTATGCTTTGATAAAAGAGTACTACGAAATTCCGGAAAACGAAGAAGAAGGAATACGCCGTACGCCAACCGAAATTCTTCAAGACCTGCGCCGTTCAAGGAAGATTCCTTCCAGCTCTTCCAATATTACTGAAGTAACAATAGGAGCCGCATTAAAAGCAATCGGATTCCAAAAAAAGGCCGTTAAACGATCAGACCGCCGGGTAGTATATCCATACTTAGTTAAACAACTTTTTTGA
- a CDS encoding RNA-binding protein, which yields MNIYIGNLSYSVKESDLRQVMEDYGTVESAKLIIDRDTNRSKGFAFVEMPNEAEARNAIKELDGAEYQGRQMVLKEATPKRSY from the coding sequence ATGAACATTTACATTGGCAATCTTAGCTATTCAGTTAAGGAATCGGATTTGAGACAAGTTATGGAAGACTATGGTACAGTTGAATCAGCAAAATTGATTATTGACCGTGACACAAACAGATCTAAAGGTTTTGCATTTGTTGAAATGCCTAATGAGGCTGAAGCAAGAAACGCAATCAAAGAATTAGATGGAGCAGAATATCAGGGCCGTCAAATGGTACTGAAGGAAGCAACTCCTAAACGGTCATATTAA